The proteins below are encoded in one region of Streptomyces marianii:
- a CDS encoding DUF5825 family protein yields the protein MTSAVHPPSTTADDVPLTVTAWRDYDPDACALPGMALGSHRLSGPMNEETDRLWGLGARRVVVPRTIDLTPAANAAANAARRTVRSLCLVRDLTARAVLVEWRLRAGPGDEETWKLLSHLQPPQRLEGPDRAEEQLLAWRSSHYLCKCLWRQGPGFLQIRDRRWGDLRRFTCDEQHYHDAIARLDHGAPAADVPPDALADFTEEHLVLRVGELAWWLPYRVKRWIQEATMAI from the coding sequence ATGACCAGCGCAGTCCACCCCCCGAGCACCACCGCCGACGACGTCCCGCTGACGGTCACCGCCTGGCGCGACTACGACCCGGACGCCTGTGCCCTGCCCGGTATGGCGCTCGGCAGCCACCGTCTCTCGGGCCCGATGAACGAGGAGACCGACCGACTGTGGGGCCTCGGGGCCCGGCGGGTCGTGGTGCCCCGCACCATCGACCTGACCCCCGCGGCCAACGCCGCGGCCAACGCCGCACGCCGCACGGTGCGGTCGCTGTGCCTGGTCCGGGACCTGACCGCACGCGCCGTGCTCGTCGAATGGCGGCTGCGGGCCGGGCCCGGCGACGAGGAGACGTGGAAGCTGCTCAGCCATCTCCAGCCGCCGCAGCGGCTGGAGGGCCCGGACCGGGCGGAGGAACAGCTGCTCGCCTGGCGGAGCAGCCACTACCTGTGCAAGTGCCTGTGGCGGCAGGGCCCCGGTTTCCTCCAGATCCGCGACCGCCGCTGGGGCGACCTGCGCCGCTTCACCTGCGACGAACAGCACTACCACGACGCCATCGCCCGGCTGGACCACGGCGCCCCGGCGGCCGACGTGCCCCCGGACGCGCTGGCCGACTTCACCGAGGAGCATCTCGTGCTGCGCGTCGGCGAGCTGGCCTGGTGGCTGCCGTACCGGGTGAAACGCTGGATCCAGGAAGCGACGATGGCAATCTGA
- a CDS encoding glutaminyl-peptide cyclotransferase, with amino-acid sequence MVPTLGVEVIERYPHPGQGFTQGLVVEGDLVWESTGLYGQSTLRCYRLGDAVLQWVGALGDELFGEGICRIGCSLWQLTWKEHLALRWCPRTRTLQQTVALDRHGWGACRMGGVLVTTDGTDELVVRNAHALCPVRTLRATAAACGSDPIGRLNDLTYARGRLWTNLFRTPFIAAVHPRTGQVTDVVDVTRLTCDHVRGPLTCLNGIAALPEPGHFLLTGKQWPYMYRVRFTAEPG; translated from the coding sequence ATGGTCCCGACCCTTGGGGTCGAGGTTATTGAGCGCTACCCGCACCCAGGACAGGGTTTTACGCAAGGCCTGGTCGTCGAGGGCGATTTGGTGTGGGAGAGCACCGGCCTGTACGGGCAATCCACGTTGCGCTGCTATCGGCTGGGCGACGCTGTTCTGCAATGGGTCGGTGCCCTTGGTGACGAGTTGTTCGGCGAAGGCATCTGCCGTATCGGCTGCTCGCTGTGGCAGCTCACTTGGAAAGAGCATCTGGCGCTACGCTGGTGCCCTCGTACCCGCACACTGCAGCAGACCGTTGCGCTGGACCGGCATGGCTGGGGAGCCTGTCGGATGGGAGGAGTCCTGGTCACCACTGACGGGACCGATGAACTGGTCGTGCGCAACGCCCACGCCCTGTGCCCGGTGCGTACGCTTCGCGCCACCGCCGCGGCCTGCGGGAGCGATCCAATCGGCAGGCTCAATGACCTCACCTACGCTCGCGGACGCCTGTGGACCAATCTCTTTCGCACCCCCTTCATTGCGGCTGTCCACCCACGCACCGGCCAGGTCACCGATGTCGTCGATGTCACCCGCCTGACCTGCGACCATGTCCGGGGTCCCCTTACTTGCCTGAACGGCATCGCCGCGCTACCCGAACCCGGCCACTTCCTGCTCACCGGAAAGCAATGGCCCTACATGTACCGCGTGCGGTTCACTGCCGAACCCGGCTGA
- a CDS encoding transposase family protein has protein sequence MKKANRTVEGPDGLVYTARLPLSSATLNYLADLIRGHLKKIGSRWRALPAGKVATIVLAVLRCDQRPGDLAGGNGVHRTTVTRWVREVIGLLAARAPRLDRALKKIARKGGGVVLLDGTLIRTRRRTGADNRKNYSGKSKCHGLLVIALTDEKGRLIWVSATRPGRTSEITACRHDRLTAHLRAAGLGAIADLGFVGLDDSGPDADPAVITGYKAARNRPLTRGQKLSNKALAAVRAPVEHGFAHLKNWRVLGKVRTDPKGATAMVRALLVLTNREVAR, from the coding sequence GTGAAGAAAGCCAACCGCACCGTCGAGGGCCCTGATGGCCTTGTCTACACCGCCCGTCTGCCGCTGTCGAGTGCCACTCTGAACTACCTCGCCGACCTGATACGCGGCCACCTGAAGAAGATCGGCTCACGGTGGCGGGCCCTGCCCGCAGGAAAGGTCGCCACCATCGTGCTGGCGGTCCTGCGCTGTGACCAGCGGCCCGGCGACCTGGCGGGCGGGAACGGAGTGCACCGCACCACCGTCACCCGGTGGGTGCGGGAAGTCATCGGCCTGCTGGCCGCCCGCGCACCGCGCCTGGACCGCGCGCTGAAGAAGATCGCCCGGAAGGGTGGCGGGGTGGTACTGCTGGACGGCACCTTGATACGCACCCGCCGCCGCACCGGCGCGGACAACCGGAAGAACTACTCCGGCAAGAGCAAATGCCACGGCCTGCTCGTGATCGCGCTCACCGACGAGAAGGGACGGCTGATCTGGGTCTCCGCCACCCGCCCGGGACGCACATCGGAGATCACCGCCTGCCGCCACGACAGGCTCACCGCCCATCTCCGCGCGGCCGGCCTCGGTGCTATCGCCGACCTGGGCTTCGTCGGCCTCGACGACAGCGGTCCGGACGCCGACCCGGCAGTGATCACCGGCTACAAGGCCGCCCGCAACCGGCCCCTTACCCGAGGACAGAAACTGTCCAACAAGGCGCTGGCTGCCGTCCGGGCGCCGGTCGAACACGGCTTCGCCCACTTGAAGAACTGGCGCGTACTCGGCAAGGTCCGCACCGACCCGAAGGGGGCGACCGCGATGGTGCGGGCCCTGCTGGTCCTGACGAACCGTGAAGTCGCCCGCTGA
- a CDS encoding putative immunity protein, protein MILPKVRDPRFVTIRRGGTLTDADHHLLALWAASCAEHVLGLFESAQPGDPRPRQAIEHARAWVRGEVKMMQARAAGGHAMGAARDLRGAARHAAYAAGQAGVVAHVAAHELGAAAYAIKAARAAAPEGESETAGRLECQWQRDQLPEAIRELVLDDQRLRNDICWSVFDC, encoded by the coding sequence ATGATCCTCCCGAAGGTCCGGGATCCTCGCTTCGTGACGATCCGCCGTGGTGGGACTCTCACTGATGCGGATCACCATCTCCTCGCTCTATGGGCGGCCTCGTGTGCAGAGCACGTCCTTGGCCTCTTCGAGTCGGCCCAGCCCGGTGACCCGCGGCCACGCCAGGCGATCGAGCATGCCCGGGCCTGGGTGCGTGGCGAGGTCAAGATGATGCAGGCTCGCGCGGCGGGCGGCCATGCGATGGGGGCAGCCAGAGATCTGCGTGGGGCAGCACGACATGCCGCGTACGCCGCCGGCCAGGCCGGTGTCGTCGCCCACGTCGCCGCGCACGAGCTCGGCGCGGCCGCCTACGCCATCAAGGCCGCACGTGCAGCGGCGCCGGAAGGCGAGAGCGAGACCGCTGGACGACTCGAGTGCCAGTGGCAGCGCGATCAGCTCCCGGAGGCGATCCGTGAGCTCGTACTTGATGACCAGCGGCTGCGCAACGACATCTGCTGGTCGGTGTTCGATTGCTGA
- a CDS encoding helix-turn-helix domain-containing protein, giving the protein MLNDTTLLLDLDGVSVVRVERLADGTRRVHLATADDRARACPACGVFATRVKGSAVTRPRDLPYGESGLEFRRHKRRWWCREAGCPRRSFTEQIPQLPAGARIAMRLRGAAGRRIRDAASTVIQAARDLHLSWPTVMDAFRAVAHEVTEAPPPEVKVLGIDETRRGRPRWERDPATGKWILTRDRWHTGFVDALGTGGLLGQVEGRTVADVLAWLATTPLTWRKSIEQCAS; this is encoded by the coding sequence TTGCTCAACGATACGACGTTGCTGCTCGACCTCGACGGGGTGTCCGTCGTCCGGGTCGAGCGGCTAGCGGACGGGACACGCCGGGTCCATCTGGCCACGGCCGATGACAGGGCCCGGGCATGCCCGGCCTGCGGGGTGTTCGCCACCAGGGTGAAAGGCTCGGCGGTGACCCGGCCCCGCGATCTGCCGTACGGCGAGAGCGGGCTGGAGTTCCGCCGGCACAAGCGCCGCTGGTGGTGCCGGGAGGCCGGCTGCCCCCGCCGGTCCTTCACCGAGCAGATCCCGCAGCTACCGGCCGGCGCACGGATCGCCATGCGACTGCGTGGTGCTGCCGGACGGCGGATACGCGACGCCGCCTCCACAGTCATCCAGGCCGCCCGTGACCTGCACCTGTCCTGGCCCACCGTGATGGACGCCTTCCGCGCCGTCGCACACGAGGTCACCGAGGCCCCGCCGCCCGAGGTGAAGGTGCTGGGCATCGACGAGACCCGGCGCGGACGGCCGCGCTGGGAACGGGACCCCGCCACAGGCAAGTGGATACTGACGCGCGATCGGTGGCACACGGGGTTCGTCGACGCGCTCGGCACCGGCGGCCTGCTCGGCCAGGTCGAGGGCCGCACCGTCGCCGATGTGCTCGCCTGGCTCGCCACCACCCCGCTGACCTGGAGAAAGAGCATTGAGCAGTGTGCATCGTGA
- the ltrA gene encoding group II intron reverse transcriptase/maturase, giving the protein MPEDAPLNSGAPDQIPQGDWSRVSGMQAKLHRWAAADPGRRFDDLFNFVHDPATLLVAFDRVAGNKGARTPGVDGLTVTDVEDSVGVPRFLDDLRTSLKEGTFRPLPVRERKIPKPGGSGKIRSLGIPTVADRIVQAALKLVLEPIFEADFEPVSYGFRPKRRAQDAIAEIHYFGTRGYRWVLDADIEAAFDNVSHAALMGRVRLRVKDKRVLALVKAFLKAGILTELGDFEDTHTGTPQGGILSPLIFNVVMSVLDEHLHGPWKDGGSMSTESRRAYRRRKGSPTWRLVRYCDDFVVVVHGDRNDVLALREDVAAVLAPMGLRLSQAKTQVVHMSDGFDFLGFHIQWRRKRGTNKWHVYTFIADRPIRSLKAKIRALTHRTSQQDLEHVLTRINQVMHGWANYFRHAVAKSTFSMLDNFAWWRIIRMLMERHHWRWKDVRRRLTTPTGRWKPVTGGQVELRKIAAIPITRYRYRSSTIPNPWIPNHA; this is encoded by the coding sequence ATGCCGGAAGATGCGCCGCTGAACAGCGGCGCTCCCGACCAGATCCCGCAGGGGGACTGGTCGCGGGTATCGGGGATGCAGGCCAAGCTTCACCGTTGGGCGGCGGCCGATCCCGGCCGCAGGTTCGACGACCTGTTCAACTTCGTGCACGACCCGGCGACGCTGCTGGTGGCGTTCGACCGGGTCGCGGGAAACAAGGGGGCGCGCACTCCCGGCGTCGACGGCCTCACGGTCACCGACGTCGAGGACAGTGTTGGCGTCCCGAGGTTCCTGGACGACCTGCGGACGTCCCTGAAGGAGGGGACGTTCCGGCCGCTGCCGGTGCGGGAACGCAAGATCCCCAAGCCGGGCGGGTCGGGAAAGATCCGCAGCCTCGGCATTCCCACCGTGGCTGACCGGATCGTCCAGGCGGCGCTGAAGCTGGTGCTGGAACCCATCTTCGAGGCCGACTTCGAGCCGGTCTCCTATGGGTTTCGGCCCAAGCGGCGGGCCCAGGACGCGATCGCTGAGATCCACTACTTCGGCACCCGCGGCTACCGCTGGGTGCTGGATGCGGACATCGAGGCGGCCTTCGACAACGTCTCGCATGCGGCCCTGATGGGCCGGGTGCGGCTGCGGGTGAAGGACAAACGCGTGCTGGCGCTGGTCAAGGCGTTCCTCAAGGCCGGGATCCTCACCGAACTCGGCGACTTCGAGGACACCCACACCGGCACGCCGCAAGGCGGCATCCTCTCCCCGCTGATCTTCAACGTGGTGATGTCGGTGCTCGATGAGCACCTGCACGGACCGTGGAAGGACGGCGGGAGCATGTCGACCGAGAGCCGACGCGCCTACCGGCGCCGCAAGGGGTCACCGACGTGGCGGCTGGTCCGCTACTGCGATGACTTCGTCGTTGTCGTCCACGGCGACCGCAACGACGTGCTGGCGCTGCGCGAAGACGTCGCCGCTGTGCTCGCCCCCATGGGCCTTCGCCTCTCGCAGGCCAAGACCCAGGTGGTGCACATGAGCGACGGGTTCGACTTCCTGGGGTTCCACATCCAGTGGCGCCGCAAGCGGGGAACGAACAAGTGGCACGTCTACACCTTCATCGCCGACCGGCCCATCCGGTCGCTGAAGGCCAAGATCCGTGCCCTGACACACAGGACGTCGCAGCAGGATCTGGAACACGTGCTGACCAGAATCAACCAGGTCATGCACGGCTGGGCCAACTACTTCAGGCACGCTGTCGCGAAAAGCACCTTCAGTATGCTGGACAACTTCGCCTGGTGGCGAATCATCCGCATGCTGATGGAGCGGCACCACTGGAGATGGAAGGACGTCCGCCGACGGCTCACCACGCCCACCGGGCGCTGGAAGCCAGTCACCGGCGGACAGGTCGAACTGCGGAAGATCGCCGCGATCCCCATCACCCGGTATCGCTACCGCAGTAGCACGATCCCCAACCCCTGGATCCCCAACCACGCCTGA
- a CDS encoding IS1634 family transposase — translation MYVKTTKRENKSGTVRYLHLAHNEWDPVKGRAVPKVLFTFGREDDLDRDAVRRLVASLSRLLEPGEALASTAAGDLEFVSSVPFGGTYVLDHLWRRLRIDRIVGQVGQPKRGRRRDMSMTERVLFSLVANRALAPSSKLAAADWVTHDVHVEGLPAIDDDACYRAMDWLHEVTDDLEKRVFDEVANLLNLEVDLLFFDTTSTYFELEEADGPVARDDKGRLLTDDRPPAEEDGESADQAGFRAFGKSKDSRDDLPQIVIGMAVTRDGIPVRVWSWPGNTGDSKLIRQVKDDMRDWTLSKIVWVTDRGFSSERNRRYLRQGDNAYIVGEKLRSGSPEVKAALSRQGRYGEIAQNMRVKEVRISDTERFVICHNPEAATRDQHIREQLVSQLTTLIEDTDKLSDFKRGELRGKIADKPGLNRYLRTTPSGKLRIDTAKIKTEENLDGKYLLRCSDPGLSAEDIALGYKQLLEVERGWRDMKQIIDLRPVYHRLEERIRAHVVLCWLALLLIRIIETSADATWTTVRRELDRLHLGTFTGPTGLFRQVTALTKPQRDLLAKLNIPAPKQIIALEPAPR, via the coding sequence GTGTATGTGAAGACGACGAAGCGGGAGAACAAGTCCGGCACGGTCCGGTACCTGCACCTGGCCCACAACGAGTGGGATCCGGTAAAGGGCCGGGCGGTCCCGAAGGTGCTGTTCACGTTCGGCCGTGAGGACGACCTCGACCGGGACGCAGTGAGGCGCCTGGTCGCGTCTCTATCGAGGCTGCTGGAGCCGGGTGAGGCACTGGCGTCGACGGCGGCGGGTGACCTGGAGTTCGTCTCGTCGGTCCCGTTCGGCGGCACCTATGTCCTCGATCATCTCTGGCGTCGGCTGAGGATCGACAGGATCGTCGGGCAGGTCGGGCAGCCCAAACGGGGCCGGCGCCGGGACATGTCGATGACCGAGCGGGTGCTGTTCTCCCTGGTCGCGAACCGGGCCCTGGCTCCGTCGTCCAAGCTGGCCGCCGCGGACTGGGTCACGCACGACGTGCATGTCGAGGGCCTGCCGGCCATCGACGACGACGCCTGCTACCGGGCGATGGACTGGCTCCACGAGGTGACCGACGACCTGGAGAAGCGGGTGTTCGACGAGGTCGCGAACCTCCTCAACCTCGAGGTCGACCTGCTGTTCTTCGACACCACCAGCACCTACTTCGAACTGGAGGAGGCCGACGGACCCGTCGCCCGCGACGACAAGGGCCGCCTCCTGACGGACGACCGCCCACCCGCTGAAGAGGACGGCGAGAGCGCGGATCAGGCCGGGTTCCGTGCCTTCGGCAAGTCGAAGGACTCCCGCGACGACCTGCCGCAGATCGTGATCGGGATGGCCGTCACGAGGGACGGGATCCCGGTCCGCGTCTGGTCCTGGCCCGGCAACACCGGTGACAGCAAGCTGATCCGGCAGGTCAAGGACGACATGCGGGACTGGACCCTCAGCAAGATCGTGTGGGTCACCGACCGGGGATTCTCCAGCGAACGCAACCGCCGCTACCTCCGCCAGGGCGACAACGCCTACATCGTCGGCGAGAAACTCCGCTCAGGCAGCCCGGAGGTGAAGGCCGCCCTGTCCCGCCAGGGCCGCTACGGCGAGATCGCCCAGAACATGCGGGTCAAGGAGGTGCGGATCTCCGACACCGAACGGTTCGTGATCTGCCACAACCCCGAAGCCGCCACCCGTGACCAGCACATACGCGAACAACTCGTCTCCCAGCTCACGACCCTGATCGAAGACACCGACAAGCTCAGCGACTTCAAGCGTGGCGAACTCCGCGGCAAGATCGCCGACAAGCCCGGCCTCAACCGCTACCTCCGCACCACCCCGTCCGGCAAGCTCCGCATCGACACCGCGAAGATCAAGACCGAGGAGAACCTCGACGGCAAGTACCTGCTGCGATGCTCCGACCCGGGCCTGTCCGCCGAGGACATCGCACTCGGATACAAGCAGCTCCTCGAAGTCGAGCGGGGCTGGCGGGACATGAAGCAGATCATCGACCTGCGGCCCGTCTATCACCGGCTCGAGGAACGCATACGCGCACACGTCGTCCTCTGCTGGCTCGCCCTCCTGTTGATCCGCATCATCGAGACCAGCGCCGACGCGACCTGGACGACCGTCCGCCGCGAGCTCGACCGGCTCCACCTCGGTACGTTCACCGGCCCTACCGGCCTGTTCCGCCAGGTCACCGCCCTCACCAAGCCCCAGAGGGACCTGCTGGCCAAGCTCAACATCCCCGCACCGAAGCAGATCATCGCGCTCGAACCCGCACCCCGCTGA
- a CDS encoding glycosyltransferase — MIRNLDMAGEFYTYDGYAGMSEYIVLGLSRLGVQVNLLPFKLETDGLSDEMLDIVAAAGPIGAGPLLFNSWVRPELDRYSKHPLMIHTMWESSRLPASWVGPLNRARVVMVPTRFVARMFRDSGVTAPIEVTPDGVDADVYPCVSRPEREGVTTLVVGTVVPRKHVDQAVQAWQLAFADNPTARLVVKARFGAEGRGGLTAHDPRITIVDESEPTRGILHWYEQADVLLALGSEGFGLPLVEGMATGLPVIALSSEGQGDVCADAGDLLLAVAPSHWEDVYEPHLGHCGVRGVPDVAKTAQHLRWVASHRDEARALGRAASAWAHKERDVWQKPKAMLEVMEHHWPH; from the coding sequence ATGATCAGGAACTTGGACATGGCCGGCGAGTTCTACACCTACGACGGCTACGCCGGGATGTCCGAGTACATCGTCCTGGGGCTCAGCAGGCTCGGGGTCCAGGTGAACCTGCTCCCCTTCAAACTGGAGACGGACGGCCTTTCTGACGAGATGCTCGACATCGTGGCGGCAGCCGGCCCCATCGGAGCAGGCCCGCTGCTGTTCAACTCGTGGGTACGTCCGGAGCTCGACCGATACTCCAAACACCCCCTCATGATCCACACCATGTGGGAGTCCAGCCGACTGCCGGCGAGCTGGGTCGGACCGCTCAACCGGGCGCGCGTTGTGATGGTGCCGACCCGATTCGTCGCCCGCATGTTCCGCGACAGTGGGGTCACCGCCCCTATCGAGGTCACCCCCGACGGTGTCGACGCCGACGTGTACCCCTGTGTCTCACGCCCAGAGCGTGAGGGCGTCACCACGTTGGTGGTCGGCACGGTGGTGCCCCGCAAGCACGTCGACCAGGCTGTTCAGGCGTGGCAGCTGGCCTTCGCCGACAACCCCACGGCACGGCTGGTGGTCAAGGCGCGGTTCGGCGCGGAGGGCCGCGGCGGGCTGACCGCACATGATCCGCGCATCACGATCGTCGACGAGAGCGAACCGACCCGCGGCATCCTGCACTGGTACGAACAGGCCGACGTCCTCCTCGCCCTGGGCAGCGAAGGGTTCGGCCTCCCCCTCGTCGAGGGCATGGCGACCGGCCTGCCCGTCATCGCCCTGTCGTCCGAAGGCCAGGGCGACGTCTGCGCGGACGCGGGTGATCTCCTCCTGGCCGTGGCTCCGTCCCACTGGGAGGACGTGTACGAGCCTCATCTGGGCCATTGCGGTGTCCGCGGTGTCCCCGACGTGGCGAAAACGGCACAGCACCTCCGGTGGGTCGCCTCCCACCGCGACGAGGCGCGAGCGCTGGGCCGTGCGGCTTCCGCCTGGGCGCACAAAGAGCGGGACGTATGGCAGAAGCCGAAGGCGATGCTCGAGGTGATGGAACATCACTGGCCGCACTGA
- a CDS encoding NAD-dependent epimerase/dehydratase family protein, with protein MKVLVTGAAGFLGGYVVEELLTRGYTVVGLDNLAKYGRPARTLPDHARYTHVAGDATDKDLLYELSAGCDHFIANAALIGGVRYMKDLAYDILTTNNQLVGAAAEVGIRRRGEKLRKVTYLSSSMVYEHHTGIGFREGDEREIAPPSTAYGFQKLGVEYYARAAWSQYNLPYTIVRPFNCVGAGERHAPHTSTSSGDRQRMVRGHVIPDFVERALRRENPFRILGDGNQFRTFTYARDMARGVVLAMESDAAYNEDFNLSGRYGCTITELARLVWGRINPGVPLRLRHEEPFPDDVRVRKPDTSKAEEALGFVAETPLEAMLDEVIAWVREAELVTAQR; from the coding sequence ATGAAGGTGCTGGTGACGGGGGCAGCCGGCTTCTTGGGCGGGTACGTCGTCGAAGAGCTGCTGACACGCGGGTACACGGTCGTCGGCCTCGACAACCTCGCCAAGTACGGACGGCCGGCACGTACGCTGCCCGACCACGCGCGCTACACGCATGTGGCTGGTGACGCGACGGACAAGGATCTCCTGTACGAGTTGTCGGCGGGCTGTGACCACTTCATCGCCAACGCCGCTCTCATCGGCGGCGTGCGATACATGAAGGACCTCGCGTACGACATCCTGACCACCAACAACCAGTTGGTCGGCGCGGCGGCCGAGGTCGGGATCAGGCGGCGAGGCGAGAAGCTACGCAAGGTGACCTACCTCAGCTCCTCCATGGTCTACGAACACCACACCGGCATCGGGTTCCGCGAGGGCGACGAACGCGAGATCGCTCCGCCGTCCACCGCGTACGGCTTCCAGAAGCTGGGCGTCGAGTACTACGCGAGAGCCGCCTGGTCACAGTACAACCTGCCGTACACCATCGTCCGGCCGTTCAACTGCGTGGGCGCCGGCGAGCGGCACGCCCCGCACACCAGCACGTCCTCCGGCGACCGGCAGCGCATGGTGCGCGGACATGTGATCCCCGACTTCGTCGAGCGGGCGCTGCGCCGTGAGAACCCGTTCCGCATCCTGGGAGACGGGAACCAGTTCCGCACCTTCACGTACGCCCGCGACATGGCTCGCGGCGTCGTCCTTGCCATGGAGTCGGACGCGGCCTACAACGAGGACTTCAACCTGTCCGGTCGGTACGGCTGCACGATTACCGAACTGGCTCGACTCGTCTGGGGCCGGATCAACCCCGGGGTGCCGCTCAGGCTCCGGCACGAGGAGCCCTTTCCCGACGATGTCCGCGTGCGCAAGCCCGACACCAGCAAGGCCGAGGAGGCACTGGGCTTCGTTGCCGAGACACCGTTGGAAGCCATGCTGGACGAGGTCATCGCCTGGGTGCGCGAAGCCGAACTCGTGACGGCCCAGCGATGA
- a CDS encoding nucleotide sugar dehydrogenase, translating to MRAHEETSAVCVIGLGYVGLTLAVTLAAQGRRVIGVERNQAVRKQLARKEPHVREAGLDLAGAIDGGLFTVTDTVPPGRDVEVYIVCVGTPVDDDGTPDLRQVEGATRSVADMAVDGNLVILRSTVPVGTSRRLLAELRTHADVELAVCPERTVQGIAVQELLSLPQIVSASSPRAVERAAALFRVLTPSIVEVSDLETAELVKLACNAYRYSLFAFANELARLCQSVGVSAREVRDAAATGYERAAMPFAGPVGGSCLPKDTAILSQAFLDHGAPASELLSGVRTAHRRTPEQVADELTEHVRCTAGFGPLAVALLGVAFKGHPETDDERSSPAVEIVAHLRARHADLTVRSHDPSVPEHRQRVLGYEPYAEAKEAVEGANLVIIGTNHRVYTQLSLHWLTERMASPGLVYDAWALHSRAAAELRGRVRYLAFGEGQLVRPA from the coding sequence GTGAGAGCGCACGAAGAGACCAGTGCAGTCTGTGTGATCGGTCTCGGCTACGTGGGGCTCACCCTCGCCGTCACTCTCGCCGCGCAGGGTCGCCGGGTCATCGGTGTCGAGCGAAACCAGGCGGTGCGCAAGCAGTTGGCGCGGAAGGAGCCCCATGTACGGGAGGCAGGTCTGGACCTGGCCGGGGCGATCGACGGCGGCCTGTTCACGGTGACGGACACCGTCCCTCCGGGCCGGGACGTGGAAGTGTACATCGTGTGCGTGGGCACCCCCGTGGACGACGACGGCACGCCCGACCTTCGCCAAGTGGAGGGTGCGACAAGGTCGGTGGCCGATATGGCGGTCGACGGGAACCTGGTGATCCTCCGCTCTACCGTGCCGGTCGGGACGTCCCGGCGCCTCCTGGCCGAACTACGCACACACGCGGACGTCGAGCTGGCCGTCTGCCCGGAGCGGACCGTCCAGGGTATAGCCGTGCAGGAGCTGCTCAGCCTCCCTCAGATCGTCTCCGCAAGTTCCCCCCGAGCGGTCGAGCGGGCCGCGGCCCTGTTCCGTGTTCTGACACCCAGCATCGTCGAGGTGTCCGACCTGGAGACGGCGGAACTCGTCAAGCTCGCCTGCAACGCCTATCGCTACTCCCTTTTCGCCTTCGCCAACGAACTCGCCCGGCTCTGCCAGAGCGTGGGGGTCAGCGCCCGGGAGGTTCGGGACGCCGCAGCGACAGGATACGAGCGGGCGGCCATGCCCTTCGCCGGTCCGGTCGGCGGATCCTGCCTCCCCAAGGACACGGCCATCCTCTCCCAAGCCTTCCTGGATCACGGGGCACCGGCCTCCGAGCTGCTCAGCGGCGTCCGCACGGCCCATCGCCGGACTCCGGAGCAGGTCGCCGACGAGCTGACGGAGCACGTGAGGTGCACCGCCGGGTTCGGCCCGCTGGCCGTCGCGCTCCTCGGCGTCGCGTTCAAGGGGCACCCCGAGACCGATGACGAGCGATCCTCTCCGGCGGTCGAGATCGTGGCGCACCTCCGAGCACGGCACGCCGACCTGACGGTCCGCTCGCACGACCCGTCGGTGCCGGAGCACAGGCAAAGAGTTCTCGGCTACGAGCCATACGCGGAAGCCAAAGAGGCCGTCGAGGGCGCCAATCTGGTCATTATCGGCACCAACCACAGGGTATACACCCAACTTTCCCTGCATTGGCTCACCGAGCGGATGGCGAGCCCCGGCCTCGTCTACGACGCATGGGCCCTGCACTCCCGGGCGGCAGCGGAGCTGCGCGGAAGGGTGCGGTATCTGGCCTTCGGCGAAGGCCAGTTGGTCCGGCCCGCGTGA